DNA from Clupea harengus chromosome 2, Ch_v2.0.2, whole genome shotgun sequence:
CTTTTCAATGTGTTCTGTTTTTAAGAGGTCCATTGGTCACCCTGAGTCAGATTAAAACAATGGTTCAAAGTCTTCAATATAAAGATTCCCATCAGTGAGGCTCTTCTGCAAGGTCTTCACAAAGGTGCTGTGTAACTCCCCGGTACACTTCAAAGTGGTGATTCAGCTCTTTCTGCGTGTGGATCTTGTACCTTGTCCCCAGAGCACCATCACGAGTGGTTGTCCCATAGAATACACGACCGATCCTGGAGTGTAGCAAGGACATCGCACACATGATGCACGGCTCTCTGGTCACGTACAGGTCGTACCCGGTGCATAGGTATGGCTCACCCCTCTGCTCCTGAGTTGACCCAGGAGCAACTGAGTCTGATGACCCTTCAACGGGTTGGCGGTCTGGGACCGTAAACTGACAGGCTGGGAATGGATCAAAGTCATAGGCCCCGCCACCTTGTCCGTGTGCCACCAGGTCAATGCAGACCATTACCGCGTGAAGCAGAGGGTGAGTGCCCCGGGCGCAGTCGTGGGCTGTGGCGAGTATTTGGTCAGATGCTGGATCAACCATCACAGCCCCCACTGGGACCATGCCCTGCTCCTGGCCTGCTTTAGCAGCTCTGATGGCAGTCATCATGTACTTGTGCATCTTGGCCTTCTGGGCAGCAGTGAAGAGCTGTCCTCTGAGGGCAGCTGTGACCTGTTTGTCCTCGTGAAACGTTGTGGGCCAGTGCACACTGGCTTGCTCAAACTGGGGTCGGGTCAAAGAAGGATGTGCTGGTATTTTCACAGTGAAAGGTTCCCCCAGTCCACTGCTGTTGAATGACTCAGAGGGCAACAAGGTGGTAAGAGACACTTCCTTGGAGTCTTTAACTTCTGGAGCGCCATCCACCAGACATATAACGACCTCTAAcgggtgtgggtgtttgtcaCTCTTCCGGGCCCTCACCCTTTTGATGTGCTGGAGCCCTGGCAGTGGATAGGTAGTGGCGAGATCTTTAAGGAGACGTGAGGTTTCCTTTTTGTTTATAATGGGTGCTGCAAATGCTTCCACTAACTTGATGTCGTGGGACTGTTCATCAGAAAGGATGGGATGAACCTCCCACGAATCTACACCCTCATCCATCCCTTTTCTGCGTTTGGGCAGCGGC
Protein-coding regions in this window:
- the adat3 gene encoding probable inactive tRNA-specific adenosine deaminase-like protein 3, encoding MEPLPKRRKGMDEGVDSWEVHPILSDEQSHDIKLVEAFAAPIINKKETSRLLKDLATTYPLPGLQHIKRVRARKSDKHPHPLEVVICLVDGAPEVKDSKEVSLTTLLPSESFNSSGLGEPFTVKIPAHPSLTRPQFEQASVHWPTTFHEDKQVTAALRGQLFTAAQKAKMHKYMMTAIRAAKAGQEQGMVPVGAVMVDPASDQILATAHDCARGTHPLLHAVMVCIDLVAHGQGGGAYDFDPFPACQFTVPDRQPVEGSSDSVAPGSTQEQRGEPYLCTGYDLYVTREPCIMCAMSLLHSRIGRVFYGTTTRDGALGTRYKIHTQKELNHHFEVYRGVTQHLCEDLAEEPH